The sequence GTCGTGGTCCGGCAGGGCCATTACCGCGGCTCGGGGTTCGGCGGGCAGGCGCTGCGGCGCGCCCTGGCCCTGCTGATGGAGGCGGTGCCGGCGAGTTGATCGCGCCACACGCCGGGGCCGGTGCGCAACGACGTCGGGGTCGCGGGCGGCGACGTGCCGCAGTCTACGGACGTGGTATACGTGAGGGCATGGCGATTCCAGCGCAGCGCTCGCTCATGACCGCCGAGGAGCTGTTCGAACTGCAGGACGATGGCTACTGTTACAAGCTGGTCGACGGGGACTTGGTCCGCAAGACTCCCTCGGGCGGCGAGCACGGCGCGGTGACGGCGTGCGTCAGCCAGGTGCTCCGGGAGTATGTCGAAACCCACGGTGGTGTCTGTTGCGGCGCCGAGACGGGGTTCATTCTGCGACGCACGCCGGACGTCGTCCGCGCGCCGGATGCCGCCTTCGTCTCGCACGAACGCGTCCCGGAGGACGGTATCCCGAAGTCGTTTTGGCCCTTCGCGCCCGATCTCGCCGTCGAAGTCCCGTCGCCCAACGATCGTTTCTCCGACGTGCACCTCAAGATCGCCGAGTACTTCGCGGCGGGAACGCGTCTTGTCTGGATAGTCGAGCCCGCCACGAGGCGTGTGCACGTGCATCTGTCACCGCACGATGTGCAGGTAGTCGAGGAGGATGGCGAGTTGATTGGCGACGATGTGCTGCCGGGATTCCGGTGCGCCGTGAAGCGGCTCTTTCCGGTGTGACTCGCGGGTGACGGGCGGGTCAGGCGTTCGGGAGGATGATCTCAAGTCCTGCTCGGTCACCGAACGGAACACCGGCAATCTCGCAGGCGATTCTCAGAGAACGGGTTTTCTGTTTGTTGGAAAGATGGGTGAGTAGCCACCAGTCGCCAGGAAGCAGCGCGGCACTCCTGATCATGGGTTCGCTGCCGGAGAGTTCCCGTTTCGTTCGTGCGAGGCCTCGATTCTTGCGCCCTCGAAGCTTGGGGTCCGCCCGATTCAGGAAGCCTCCGTCTCGTTCGGCCAGTGTCTTGAATGCCGTGACGTAGGCAGCCCGGGCATCCTTCGCGATGCGCTCTTTTCCGAACAGGTGGTAACGTATGCTCTTAGCCCGAATTTCTCACAGCTCTTCGAGATCGGGCATGAGGCGTCGCGTTGGGGT is a genomic window of Acidobacteriota bacterium containing:
- a CDS encoding Uma2 family endonuclease, with the translated sequence MAIPAQRSLMTAEELFELQDDGYCYKLVDGDLVRKTPSGGEHGAVTACVSQVLREYVETHGGVCCGAETGFILRRTPDVVRAPDAAFVSHERVPEDGIPKSFWPFAPDLAVEVPSPNDRFSDVHLKIAEYFAAGTRLVWIVEPATRRVHVHLSPHDVQVVEEDGELIGDDVLPGFRCAVKRLFPV